One Nostoc punctiforme PCC 73102 DNA window includes the following coding sequences:
- a CDS encoding polysaccharide biosynthesis/export family protein yields MLNTSLFKFLTQPVVGVALLSAVNVAVPFASLAQGQPLPPTTQTPSTQTQLDTNYSLGGGDLIRVNVFEVPEYTGEYQVPPGGAINLPLIGSVSVLGLTTEQAADEIARRYARFLKRPLISVNLLSPRPINVFVAGEVTRPGAYTLSLSGGAGNNPGVQYPTVLAALTTAQGVTLAADVTQVQLRRKIGRSSEQAVNVNLKELIQTGRLSQDITLRDGDTIVVPTATNFNVAESRNIFASNFAASQTTPRTVTIIGEVNRPGSYLVTPASTDAQGGAATNSGTANPNGLPNVTRVIQLAGGITGQADVRNLRLRRLTRTGSEQAIDINLWQLLQSGDASQDIIVQDGDTIVIPTATEINPAEATQLATTTLSPTRIQVGVVGEVKKPGLTDVQPNSSLNQAILAAGGFNDARASSSAVDLIRLNPNGSVTKRIVKVDFSAGINEQTNPILRNNDVVVVNRSGSAKTGDTINTVTGPLGVIFNLLNLFGL; encoded by the coding sequence ATGCTTAACACAAGTTTGTTTAAATTCCTAACTCAGCCAGTTGTGGGTGTGGCTTTGTTAAGTGCTGTCAATGTCGCTGTGCCATTTGCGAGTCTAGCTCAGGGACAACCATTACCACCAACGACACAAACACCAAGCACACAAACACAATTAGATACTAATTATTCATTAGGAGGCGGCGATCTCATCCGTGTAAATGTATTTGAAGTACCTGAATATACAGGAGAATACCAAGTTCCCCCAGGTGGAGCAATCAACCTACCTTTAATTGGTAGCGTGTCAGTCCTCGGTCTAACAACTGAACAGGCTGCTGACGAAATTGCTAGAAGATATGCTCGCTTTCTCAAACGTCCCTTAATCTCGGTCAATTTATTATCGCCTCGTCCTATCAATGTTTTCGTTGCCGGAGAAGTGACACGTCCAGGAGCTTACACTCTTAGCTTGAGCGGAGGCGCAGGCAACAATCCAGGTGTACAATACCCAACTGTATTAGCCGCATTGACAACAGCGCAGGGAGTAACCTTAGCTGCGGATGTGACTCAAGTTCAATTACGGCGTAAAATAGGACGTTCTTCAGAGCAAGCCGTTAACGTCAATTTGAAGGAACTCATTCAAACGGGCAGGTTATCACAGGATATTACCTTGCGTGATGGAGACACCATCGTTGTGCCAACAGCAACCAACTTCAATGTGGCAGAATCTCGTAATATATTTGCATCTAATTTTGCCGCCAGTCAAACCACGCCTCGCACGGTAACAATTATCGGTGAAGTTAATCGTCCCGGTTCGTATCTTGTCACCCCAGCCAGTACAGATGCTCAGGGGGGCGCAGCAACTAACAGTGGTACTGCTAATCCCAATGGTTTACCAAATGTGACACGGGTTATTCAACTAGCTGGGGGAATTACAGGACAGGCTGATGTTCGTAATCTCAGGCTACGTCGACTTACAAGAACTGGCTCAGAACAGGCTATAGATATTAACCTTTGGCAACTATTGCAGAGTGGCGACGCTAGTCAAGACATCATCGTGCAAGACGGAGATACGATTGTTATTCCGACGGCAACTGAAATTAACCCCGCAGAAGCTACTCAATTAGCTACCACTACTTTGTCTCCTACACGTATTCAAGTTGGTGTGGTAGGTGAAGTTAAAAAACCAGGATTAACAGACGTTCAACCAAATAGCTCTTTAAATCAAGCTATACTCGCTGCTGGGGGATTCAACGATGCCAGAGCTAGCAGCAGTGCTGTTGATTTGATTCGCCTCAACCCTAACGGTTCTGTCACCAAACGGATAGTAAAAGTGGATTTCTCCGCTGGGATTAATGAGCAAACTAATCCCATACTCCGCAATAATGATGTTGTAGTAGTCAACCGATCTGGTTCCGCTAAGACTGGCGATACCATAAACACTGTAACTGGACCTCTTGGTGTTATCTTTAATCTTCTGAACTTGTTCGGACTCTAG
- a CDS encoding ABC transporter ATP-binding protein, translating into MKSVTDDPDSQLNTADTPPVVLTSELRKVYRTGFWLNQKIVSLKNCSLTVYKGETFGLLGPNGAGKTTLLKLLLGIIHPTSGRGLLLDKPIGDRSVKQHIGYLPENPYLYDYLTGWEFLQLAAGLFQIPQSVQRQRIPQLLELVGLSQADARKKLLRRYSKGMLQRVGMAQALINEPDLVFLDEPMSGLDPVGRYQMREIILALKAAGKTIFFNSHVLSEVEQICDRIAILAQGELICSGSLNELLGVDHTYYVKGQGGDWEILKKWIPTLRFEPDGSWQGTLQDDYYDFLASVRLMEGKIIAMNLSRYSLEEFFIQQIQRKNNSVN; encoded by the coding sequence ATGAAGTCTGTTACAGATGACCCTGATTCTCAACTTAATACGGCAGACACTCCGCCAGTAGTCCTAACTTCTGAGTTGCGAAAAGTCTATCGCACTGGTTTTTGGCTAAATCAAAAAATCGTATCTCTCAAAAACTGTTCTTTAACGGTTTACAAAGGCGAAACCTTTGGTTTGCTAGGACCAAACGGTGCTGGTAAAACCACCCTTTTAAAATTATTGCTGGGAATTATTCATCCCACTTCTGGACGGGGATTGTTATTGGATAAGCCTATAGGCGATCGCAGTGTTAAGCAACATATCGGCTATCTGCCAGAAAACCCTTATTTGTATGACTATCTCACTGGCTGGGAATTTTTGCAGCTAGCTGCTGGACTATTCCAAATTCCCCAAAGTGTCCAACGCCAACGCATTCCCCAACTGCTGGAATTAGTGGGTTTATCCCAAGCTGATGCCCGCAAAAAGCTTTTACGCCGCTATTCAAAAGGAATGCTACAGCGTGTTGGTATGGCACAGGCGCTAATTAACGAGCCAGATTTGGTTTTTCTGGATGAACCAATGTCTGGTCTCGATCCGGTGGGACGTTACCAAATGCGGGAAATTATCCTGGCGCTAAAAGCTGCTGGTAAGACGATTTTTTTCAATAGCCACGTTCTTAGTGAAGTAGAACAGATTTGCGATCGCATTGCCATCCTTGCTCAAGGTGAACTAATTTGCTCTGGTTCCCTTAATGAACTTTTAGGCGTAGACCACACATATTATGTAAAAGGTCAAGGTGGTGACTGGGAAATTCTCAAAAAATGGATACCCACTCTTAGATTTGAACCTGATGGTTCCTGGCAAGGTACACTACAAGACGATTACTATGATTTCCTCGCTAGTGTTCGTCTGATGGAAGGTAAAATTATTGCTATGAACTTGTCGCGTTACTCCCTAGAAGAGTTTTTTATTCAACAAATTCAAAGAAAAAATAACTCAGTTAATTAA
- the hisB gene encoding imidazoleglycerol-phosphate dehydratase HisB produces the protein MQTTNRQVNSNYDQSTKNPRIATVHRTTGETDVQVTINLDGRGTCTAATGIPFLDHMLHQIASHGLIDIDVQAKGDLEIDDHHTNEDVGITLGQAFNQALGDRKGIVRFGNFLAPLDEALVQVALDFSGRPHLSYGLQIPTQRVGTYDTQLVREFFVALVNHSQMTLHIRQLDGINSHHIIEATFKAFARATRLAVEIDPRRAGLIPSSKGVL, from the coding sequence ATGCAAACAACCAATCGCCAAGTTAATTCAAACTACGACCAGTCAACTAAAAACCCTCGGATTGCCACTGTTCACCGTACTACTGGTGAAACTGATGTACAAGTTACCATCAATCTCGATGGTAGAGGAACTTGCACGGCAGCAACAGGCATTCCGTTTTTGGATCACATGTTGCATCAAATTGCCTCCCACGGGCTGATTGATATAGATGTCCAAGCCAAGGGAGACTTGGAAATTGATGACCATCACACCAACGAAGATGTAGGCATTACTTTAGGCCAAGCTTTCAACCAAGCACTAGGCGACAGAAAAGGTATTGTCCGCTTTGGTAATTTTCTTGCACCATTGGATGAAGCTTTAGTTCAAGTAGCGCTAGACTTTTCTGGACGACCTCACCTCAGCTACGGCTTGCAAATTCCTACCCAGCGTGTAGGAACCTATGACACTCAACTTGTGCGCGAATTCTTTGTAGCACTGGTGAACCATAGCCAAATGACACTCCACATTCGGCAACTGGATGGCATTAATTCCCACCACATTATAGAGGCAACATTTAAAGCCTTTGCAAGAGCAACACGGCTAGCAGTGGAGATTGACCCCCGTCGTGCTGGTCTAATTCCCAGTTCTAAAGGCGTTCTCTGA
- the fabI gene encoding enoyl-ACP reductase FabI: protein MLNLTGKNALVTGIANNRSIAWGIAQQLHKAGANLGITYLPDERGKMEKKVAELVEPLNPSLFLPCNVQDEEQIQFTFETIREQWGKLDILIHCLAFASKDDLSGDFSQTSRSGFSTALEISTYSLVQLSGAAKPLMTEGGSIVTLTYLGGVRAIPNYNVMGVAKAGLEMSVRYLAAELGPQNIRVNAISAGPIRTLASSAVGGILDMIHHVEEVAPLRRTVTQLEVGNTAAFLCSDLSSGITGQVLYVDAGYEIMGM from the coding sequence ATGCTGAATCTGACTGGAAAAAATGCTCTTGTTACAGGTATTGCCAATAACCGCTCGATCGCCTGGGGCATCGCCCAACAGCTGCATAAAGCCGGAGCAAACCTGGGTATTACCTACCTACCGGATGAACGCGGCAAAATGGAGAAAAAAGTTGCGGAGTTGGTAGAACCCCTCAACCCAAGCTTATTTCTTCCTTGTAATGTCCAAGATGAGGAACAGATTCAATTTACCTTTGAGACAATTCGTGAGCAATGGGGGAAGCTAGACATTCTCATCCATTGTCTGGCCTTTGCCAGTAAAGACGATTTAAGTGGAGACTTTAGCCAAACTTCTCGTTCTGGCTTCAGCACTGCCTTAGAAATCAGTACCTACTCGCTGGTGCAGTTAAGTGGTGCAGCGAAACCTTTGATGACTGAGGGAGGTAGTATCGTCACGCTGACATATTTAGGCGGTGTCAGAGCAATTCCTAACTACAACGTTATGGGAGTTGCGAAAGCAGGGTTAGAAATGAGTGTGCGTTACCTAGCTGCTGAACTAGGACCGCAAAATATCCGCGTCAATGCCATCTCCGCAGGCCCCATCCGCACCTTAGCATCTTCAGCAGTTGGTGGAATTTTGGATATGATCCATCATGTCGAAGAAGTAGCTCCCCTGCGCCGTACTGTCACTCAGCTAGAAGTGGGTAATACTGCCGCTTTCTTATGTAGTGATTTGTCCAGTGGTATTACCGGACAAGTTCTATATGTAGATGCAGGATATGAAATTATGGGAATGTAA